One Triticum urartu cultivar G1812 unplaced genomic scaffold, Tu2.1 TuUngrouped_contig_5425, whole genome shotgun sequence DNA window includes the following coding sequences:
- the LOC125529203 gene encoding histone H3.3-like, with amino-acid sequence MARTKQTARKSTGGKAPRKQLATTIAARKSAPTTGGVKKPHRYRPGTVALREIRKYQKSTDLLIRKLPFQRLVREIAQDFKTDLRFQSHAVLALQEAAEAYLVGLFEDTNLCAIHAKRVTIMPKDIQLARRIRGERA; translated from the exons ATGGCGCGTACGAAGCAGACCGCTCGCAAGTCCACCGGCGGCAAGGCCCCCCGCAAGCAGCTCGCCACCACCATC GCGGCGAGGAAGTCGGCCCCGACCACCGGCGGCGTCAAGAAGCCCCACCGCTACAGGCCCGGCACGGTGGCGCTGAGGGAGATCCGCAAGTACCAGAAAAGCACGGATCTGCTCATCCGCAAGCTGCCCTTCCAGCGCCTCGTGCGGGAGATCGCCCAGGACTTCAAGACCGATCTGCGGTTCCAGAGCCACGCCGTGCTGGCGCTCCAGGAGGCCGCCGAGGCGTACCTCGTCGGGCTGTTCGAGGACACCAACCTCTGCGCCATCCACGCCAAGCGCGTCACCATCATGCCCAAGGACATCCAGCTCGCCCGCCGCATCCGTGGCGAACGCGCCTAA